The Streptomyces sp. NBC_01439 genome contains the following window.
TGCGCCGGGTCGCCGAGCTGGAGGCCGCCCAGCAGGTGGTGGACCCCTCGATCCTGCGCTGGCACGGGGAGCTCGCCGAAGCCCTCATCGCCGCCGACGCACCCGAGGAGGCGGCCCGCCTGCTGGCCTCCGTCCGCACGGTCGCCGTCGGGCTCGGCCGGACCGGAGTGGTCGCGGCCCTCGACCGGGCCCGCGGGCTGTGCCTGTCCGCCCAGGGCGACGCCGACGGGGCCGTCCACCTGCTGGAGGCCACCGCCCAGCGCTTCGACGCCCTGCGGCTGCCGCTGGAACGCGGCCGTACGCTGCTCGCCCTCGCCCGGGTGGAGCGCCGCAGACGTCGGCGCGCACCGGCCCGCGCGGCGCTCCGGGCCGCGGCCGAGGTCTTCGACCGGGCCGGGGCCGCCCCCTGGACGGAGCTCGCCAGGGAACCGGCCCCGGGTGACGGCGCCGGTGTGCGGGTACCGGCGGCCGCGACCCTGACCGAGGCCGAGACCCGGCTCGCGCTGCTGGTCAGCCAGGGCGCCAGCAACCAGGAGGCCGCGGCGAAGCTGTTCCTCAGCGTCAAGACGGTGGAGGCCCGGCTGACCCGCATCTACCAGAAGCTCGACGTCCGCTCACGGGCCCAGCTGGCCACCGCGCTGCGCGCGCGGTGACCGCCACGGCACCGCTGCTCAGCAGCCGAGGTTGTTCCCGGGGGTCACCCCGAGCAGCTGCGTGAAGCTCTGGTACTTCGAGATGCGGCTCTGGACCTGGGCGGGGTTGCCGCCGTTGCACTCCAGGGCGCCGTTGATCGAGCGGATGGTCTCCCCGAAGCCCGCGCCGTTCACCATGGCGGCGTGCGCGGTCATGCTGCCCGGGCCGTTCTGGGTGTTCCAGTACCAGAGCGCCGTCTTCATGGCGACGGCCGGATCCTGCTCCACGAGGTACGGGTTGGCGAGCAGGTTGATGCCGAGGGCGTCACCGGCGGCCTTGTAGTTGAAGTTCCAACTGAGCTGGATGGGTCCGCGGCCGTAGTAGGCGGCCTGGCCGGCGGGACAGCCGTACGGCTGGCTCGCGTCGCAGTAGTGGGGGTAGTTGGCGGTGTTCTGCTCGACGATGTGCACGAGTCCGCCCGTCTCGTGGGACACGTTCGCGAGGAAGGCCGCTGCCTCGCGCCGCTTGGTGGTGTCGTCACCGGTCTTGGCGAACCCGGGGTAGGCGGACAGCGCCGCGACCAGGCCGTTGTAGGTGTAGAAGGGGTTCCGGTTCGGGAACATCTGGTTGAACTGGGCCTCGGAGACCACGAATCCGTTGGGGTTGCCCGGATCGGGGTCCTGGCCCCCGCCGCCGCAGGCGCCCTGGTCCGACCAGACGCCCCACTGGCCGGTGGTGCCGGGCGTTTCGCCCTGGGTCCACCACTTCGCCTGCCAGTTGTGGCCGCCGTAGGAGGCGTTCATGCCACCCGTGTACACGGCGGAGGAGGTCCAGGCGCCGGCGCAGGGGGCCGCGGCGACGGCGGGGGAGGAGGGGAGGGCGAGGGCGAGGCCGGCCGTGAGGGCCGAGGCGGCGGCGAGTGCGAGGGCGCGGAGGCGAAGCGCACGCATCACGTAACTGCTCCTTCAGTGGGGGGACTTGCCGTGGAGGGCAATGG
Protein-coding sequences here:
- a CDS encoding glycoside hydrolase family 19 protein, which produces MRALRLRALALAAASALTAGLALALPSSPAVAAAPCAGAWTSSAVYTGGMNASYGGHNWQAKWWTQGETPGTTGQWGVWSDQGACGGGGQDPDPGNPNGFVVSEAQFNQMFPNRNPFYTYNGLVAALSAYPGFAKTGDDTTKRREAAAFLANVSHETGGLVHIVEQNTANYPHYCDASQPYGCPAGQAAYYGRGPIQLSWNFNYKAAGDALGINLLANPYLVEQDPAVAMKTALWYWNTQNGPGSMTAHAAMVNGAGFGETIRSINGALECNGGNPAQVQSRISKYQSFTQLLGVTPGNNLGC